Proteins encoded by one window of Centroberyx gerrardi isolate f3 chromosome 21, fCenGer3.hap1.cur.20231027, whole genome shotgun sequence:
- the LOC139924251 gene encoding four and a half LIM domains protein 2-like isoform X2, whose protein sequence is MGESYDCKDCQESLYGRKYVLREECPYCIQCYERLFSSICESCEKCIGCTSKDLCYKDRHWHDDCFLCAKCSRSLVERPFATKEEMLMCIECYSNEYSAKCHDCLKTIMPGSKKMEHKGNSWHENCFTCHRCQQPIGTRTFVVKETNNYCLPCYEKQFALQCIHCKKPITTGGVTYRDQPWHKECFVCIGCKQQLSGQRFTSRDDFAYCLNCFCNLFAKKCASCTTPISGLGGSKYISFEERQWHNDCFNCKKCSVSLVGRGFLTSRDDIMCPDCGKDV, encoded by the exons ATGGGGGAGAGCTACGACTGCAAGGACTGTCAGGAGTCGCTGTACGGGCGGAAGTACGTCCTGCGGGAGGAATGCCCGTACTGCATCCAGTGCTACGAGAGGCTCTTCTCCAGCATCTGTGAATCATGCGAGAAATGCATTGGCTGCACCAGCAAg GATCTGTGTTACAAGGACCGCCACTGGCACGACGACTGCTTCCTCTGCGCCAAGTGCAGCCGATCTCTGGTGGAGCGGCCCTTCGCCACCAAGGAAGAAATGCTCATGTGCATCGAGTGCTACTCCAACGAGTACTCCGCCAAGTGCCACGATTGCCTGAAGACCATCATGCCTG gctctaAAAAGATGGAGCATAAGGGCAACAGTTGGCATGAGAATTGCTTCACCTGTCACCGTTGCCAGCAGCCCATCGGCACCCGGACCTTCGTCGTGAAGGAGACCAACAACTACTGCCTGCCCTGCTACGAGAAGCAGTTCGCCCTGCAGTGCATCCACTGCAAGAAG CCAATCACCACCGGAGGAGTGACCTACCGCGACCAGCCCTGGCATAAGGAGTGCTTCGTTTGCATCGGGTGCAAACAGCAGCTGTCTGGCCAGCGCTTCACCTCTCGGGACGACTTCGCCTACTGCCTCAACTGCTTCTGCAACCTGTTTGCTAAGAAGTGTGCTTCCTGCACCACTCCTATCAGCG GTCTGGGCGGCAGCAAGTACATCTCGTTTGAGGAGCGGCAGTGGCACAACGACTGCTTCAACTGCAAAAAGTGCTCGGTGTCTCTGGTGGGCCGAGGCTTCCTGACGTCCCGGGACGACATCATGTGCCCCGACTGCGGCAAAGACGTCTGA
- the LOC139924251 gene encoding four and a half LIM domains protein 2-like isoform X1 yields the protein MGESYDCKDCQESLYGRKYVLREECPYCIQCYERLFSSICESCEKCIGCTSKDLCYKDRHWHDDCFLCAKCSRSLVERPFATKEEMLMCIECYSNEYSAKCHDCLKTIMPGKGSKKMEHKGNSWHENCFTCHRCQQPIGTRTFVVKETNNYCLPCYEKQFALQCIHCKKPITTGGVTYRDQPWHKECFVCIGCKQQLSGQRFTSRDDFAYCLNCFCNLFAKKCASCTTPISGLGGSKYISFEERQWHNDCFNCKKCSVSLVGRGFLTSRDDIMCPDCGKDV from the exons ATGGGGGAGAGCTACGACTGCAAGGACTGTCAGGAGTCGCTGTACGGGCGGAAGTACGTCCTGCGGGAGGAATGCCCGTACTGCATCCAGTGCTACGAGAGGCTCTTCTCCAGCATCTGTGAATCATGCGAGAAATGCATTGGCTGCACCAGCAAg GATCTGTGTTACAAGGACCGCCACTGGCACGACGACTGCTTCCTCTGCGCCAAGTGCAGCCGATCTCTGGTGGAGCGGCCCTTCGCCACCAAGGAAGAAATGCTCATGTGCATCGAGTGCTACTCCAACGAGTACTCCGCCAAGTGCCACGATTGCCTGAAGACCATCATGCCTGGTAA aggctctaAAAAGATGGAGCATAAGGGCAACAGTTGGCATGAGAATTGCTTCACCTGTCACCGTTGCCAGCAGCCCATCGGCACCCGGACCTTCGTCGTGAAGGAGACCAACAACTACTGCCTGCCCTGCTACGAGAAGCAGTTCGCCCTGCAGTGCATCCACTGCAAGAAG CCAATCACCACCGGAGGAGTGACCTACCGCGACCAGCCCTGGCATAAGGAGTGCTTCGTTTGCATCGGGTGCAAACAGCAGCTGTCTGGCCAGCGCTTCACCTCTCGGGACGACTTCGCCTACTGCCTCAACTGCTTCTGCAACCTGTTTGCTAAGAAGTGTGCTTCCTGCACCACTCCTATCAGCG GTCTGGGCGGCAGCAAGTACATCTCGTTTGAGGAGCGGCAGTGGCACAACGACTGCTTCAACTGCAAAAAGTGCTCGGTGTCTCTGGTGGGCCGAGGCTTCCTGACGTCCCGGGACGACATCATGTGCCCCGACTGCGGCAAAGACGTCTGA
- the dph3 gene encoding diphthamide biosynthesis protein 3, whose product MSVFHDEVEIEDFEYDEDTETYYFPCPCGDRFAITKEDLESGEEVATCPSCSLIVKVIYDKEEFMSGEMIEAPSAESKLQLVQS is encoded by the exons ATGTCCGTGTTTCACGACGAAGTAGAGATTGAGGACTTTGAATATGATGAAGACACGGAGACTTATTATTTCCCCTGTCCGTGTGGCGACAGATTCGCCATAACTAAA GAAGACCTGGAGAGCGGAGAGGAGGTGGCCACCTGCCCCAGCTGCTCGCTGATTGTTAAAGTCATCTATGATAAG gaggagTTCATGTCAGGAGAAATGATCGAGGCTCCGTCAGCAGAAAGCAAACTGCAGCTGGTTCAGTCCTGA